The following is a genomic window from Hymenobacter monticola.
CGCACCGAGCAGCTCCACCGCGAGCGGTACGCCGAGGAGGAGGCCTGGCTGGCTGCTGTGGAGTGGGCCGACCGCCTTGGGGCCGACATTATCAATTCTTCGTTGGCCTACACCGAGCAGCGCTACTTTCCGGAGCAGATGGACGGGCGGCGCAGCCTGATAGCGCGCGCCGCTAACCTAGCCGCGCGCAAGGGTTTGCTGGTGGTGAGCGCCGCCGGCAACGACGGCGACGACGACTGGGTGCGCATCGGCACGCCCGCCGACGCCGACTCGGTGCTCGCCATCGGCGGCCTCGACCCCGAAACTGGCCTGCACGTCGATTTCAGCTCCTACGGCCCCACGGCCGACCGCCGGCCCAAGCCCAACCTGGCCGCCTTCGGCATTGTGCTCACCACCACCACCGACGACTACGAGCGGCTGGAAGGCACCTCGTTCTCATCGCCCTTGGTGGCAGGTTTTGCCGCTTGCTTGTGGCAGAAAAACCGGCAGCTCACGGCCATGCAGCTGTTTCGAGCCCTGGAAAAGTCGGGCGAGCTGTATCCTTATTTTGATTACGCCCACGGTTTTGGCCGGCCGCGGCTGGCCGGTTTTGCACCCGTGGCGCCGTTGGGGGCCGCGGCACCCACGTTCGACTTTGTGCCGCACGACAGCCTGGTAGCCGTGGTAATTCGGCCCGAAGCAGCCCTGCGGCCGGCCGAGATGCTGCCTCTGGTGGCCGAGCAAAGCGACGCCGTTTTGCCCAGCCTCACGCCGCCGGAAGATGCCAAGCCCGCCACCGACAACTCGGTGCCGCGTGTGGGCCGCGAGCAGCCCGTGGCGCCCGGCAGCGCCCCGCTCAACCCCTTGCCCGAGCCTAACTATCCCGCCTACCTCTACTGGAACCTGGCCGACCGCCGGGGCGTGCTGCACCGCTACGAGGCCCGAGCCGTGACGCAGCGGCTGGTGGTGCAGGTGCCGCGTCAGCTGCTGCGCGGCGGCGACGTGCTGCGGGTGCATTTTAAAGGCTATAC
Proteins encoded in this region:
- a CDS encoding S8 family serine peptidase, which encodes MHKWISEARRSWTLGGLLWLALLSPAAAQPPRSELPERYWITFRDKNGARFDPQQYFSPEARARRQRQHLPAYEASDLPVRADYVAAIRARVDTVTLVSRWFNAVACRATAVQAAALRHLPGVRSVVAWPYREAQVAAHAPTREAGIVRQLSPRKPLSSNDFLLARRQTAHLDGPALRAAGLEGQGMRIAIFDVGFRGVPVHPAFQELVASRRIVATHDFLRNTDNVFLGGSHGTEVLGCLAGRLPGTQAGMLGPALGLAPAAEYLLARTEQLHRERYAEEEAWLAAVEWADRLGADIINSSLAYTEQRYFPEQMDGRRSLIARAANLAARKGLLVVSAAGNDGDDDWVRIGTPADADSVLAIGGLDPETGLHVDFSSYGPTADRRPKPNLAAFGIVLTTTTDDYERLEGTSFSSPLVAGFAACLWQKNRQLTAMQLFRALEKSGELYPYFDYAHGFGRPRLAGFAPVAPLGAAAPTFDFVPHDSLVAVVIRPEAALRPAEMLPLVAEQSDAVLPSLTPPEDAKPATDNSVPRVGREQPVAPGSAPLNPLPEPNYPAYLYWNLADRRGVLHRYEARAVTQRLVVQVPRQLLRGGDVLRVHFKGYTGTYSE